The genomic segment TCGCGGGCCAGCCGCAGCTTGACCGGGCAGCCGAGCCGGTGCGCGGCCACTGCGGCCCATACGGCCAGATGCCCGGCCTGTGTCTCCTTGCCGCCAAAGCCTCCGCCCAACCGGCGGCACTGCACATGCACGGCGTGCCGCTCCAGCCCCAAGGCCTGGGCCACCCAGTGCTGCACCTGGCCGGGGTGCTGGGTGCTCGAATGGATGCACCACTGCCCCTGCTCCAGCGGCAGGGCGTAGGCGATCTGGCCTTCGAGGTAGAAATGCTCTTGCCCGCCGACCTCCAGGCGGCCGCTCAGGCGGTGCTGCGCTTGCGCCAGGCCCCGGGCGGCGTCGCCCCGGCGCAGGGATACCGGGGGCAGCACATGGCTGTCGGCCGCCAGCGCATCGGGCACCGACAAGATGGCCGGCAGCGCCGTGATGTCGAGTTTGACGGCGCGCGCGGCGCGGCGCGCTTGCTGCACCGAGCCGGCGACCACCAGGCCGATCACCTGGCCGACGAACTGCACGCTGTCGATGGCGAACACCGGCTCGTCGCGCTCGGGCGCGGCCAGCATTTTGTCGCCCGGCACATCGGCGGCCAGCACCACGGCGCGCACGCCGGGCAGCGCCATCGCGGCGCTGGCGTCAACGCCATCGAGCCGGCCATGGGCCACGGTGGAGACGATGGGCGCGGCGTACAGCGTGCCTTTGAGTTCGGGCAGGTCGTCGATGTAATGGGCCGCGCCGGCGACCTGGGCGCGGGCGCTTTCATGGGGATGCGACTGGCCCATCGCGGCCCGGGTCGGCACGCCGGGGTTCGCTGGAATGCCTGCGCCTTCGCCTTCGGCTACGGTATGAGCGCCTTCGGGCGGCCGGGCGGCGAAGGATGGAGCACCTTCGCCTCCGGCTGCGGTATGAGCGCCTTCGGGCGGCCGGGCGGCAAAGGATGGAGCACCTTCGCCTCCGGCTGCGGTATGAGCGCCTTCGGGCGGCCGGGCGGCACTCATGCCACCGTCTCCAGATGGTGCGGGCGCAAGTCCTCCAGGCTCAGCGGCAGGGGCGGCTGTCCGGCCAGGTGCGGGCGCTCCTGGCTGTCGAGCCAAAAGCGTTGCAGCAAGCCGGCCAGCACTGCGCTGCGGTAGGCGCTGCTGGCGCGCATGTCGGAGATCGGGCGGAATTCGGCCTGCAATGCGGCGGCGGCTCGGCTAACGGTGGCCGGGTTCCATGGCTGGCCGATGAGCGCGGCCTCGGTCTGCCGCGCGCGCGCCGGGGTGGCGGCGACGCCGCCCGCGCCGATGCAGGCGCGCTGCACGGCGCCGTCGGCAATGTCCAGGTTCAGCACCAGGCAGACGGTCGAGATGTCATCGTCGAAGCGTTTGGAAACCTTGTAGGCCCGCAGTTGCCTGGTGCCGATGCCCGCAGGCGCAGCGCGTGGCACCAGGATGCGCAGCAGCAGTTCGTCGGGGGCCAGCACGGTCTGGCGGTAGCCGGTGTAGAAGTCTTGCAGCGCCAGCCGGCGCTCGCCGCGTGTGCTGGCCAGCACCACCTGGGCGCGCAGCGCGATCAGCAGCGGCATGGAGTCGCCAATCGGCGAGCCGTTGGCCACGTTGCCGCCCAGCGTGCCCGAATTGCGCACCGGCAGCGCCGCAAACCGCGTGGCAAAGCGGTGCAGTTGGGGCCATTGCGCAGTCAGCGCGGCGAACGCATCGGTCAGCGTGACGGCGGCGCCGATCGCGATGTGCTCCGGGTGCTGCACGATTTGCTGCAATGGCGCGGCGCGGGTGACATCGATCAACTGCGCGTATTGCCGATGCTGCCGGGTGATCCACAGCCCCACATCGGTGGCGCCGGCGACGATTTGCGCGCCGGCAAACGCGGCCCGCGCGGCCAGCAAGTCCGGCACGGTGGTGGGGGCGAGGTAAAAGCATTCGCCGCCCGCTGGCGCAGGCTCGGGATGCGCGATGTGTTCCAGCCTGCGCAGCAACGCCGGCTCATCGAGCGCCTGCGCAGGCAGGCGGGCCATCTGCTCGGCGGCGTCGAGGATCGGGCGGTAGCCGGTGCAGCGGCACAGGTTGCCCGAGAGTTCCTGCCGGGCCAGTTCGCGCGTGACGGGCCGGCCTTGGCACAGGTGGTTCTGGTACAGCGCGAACAAGCTCATCACGAAGCCGGGCGTGCAAAAGCCGCATTGCGAGCCATGGCACTGCACCATGGCCTCTTGCACGGGGTGCAGGCGGGCCGCCGGGTTGCCGTCGGGCCAGATGAGCGGGTCTTGGGCCAGGTCTTGCACCGTCCACAGCGCCTGGCCGGCGATCGAGTGCGCCAGGCGGATGCAACTGTTCACGGCGCTGTAGTGCAGCCGGCCGCCCCGCGCTGCGCCCAGCACCACGGTGCAGGCACCGCAGTCGCCTTCGCCGCAGCCTTCTTTGGTGCCGGTGCAGCCCAGGTCTTCGCGCAGCAGGTCCAGCAGCGTGCGATCGGGTGGTACATTGCGCAACGCCACCGGCTGGCCGCGTCGGATGAATTGCAAGGGGGGTGCTGGCATGACAAATGCGAAGGCGGTTGGCAAGGGTTTTCCAGTGTCTCACGCCGCTGCATATCATGTGCAACGGCGCCCCGATGCTGCGGGCGCCGCCCGGCCCCAGTACAGCGCTGTGCGGCATGGGTGCGGCGCGCCAGGCGGCTGCAAAAACGATAGCTGACATGGGCTGACGATAGTTTCTACGCGGATATGCAACGAGCGCATCGAGAGGTCTTGGACATGCCCTGCCCGCCCCCTTGCGGGCCGGCGCGCGCAGCGCCGGCCCGGTTGCAACTGGCCGGCATCACCAAGCGCTACCCGGCCGTGCTCGCCTGTAGCGGCGTGTCGCTGACGGTGCAGCCGGGCCAGATTCATGCGGTGCTGGGCGAAAACGGCGCGGGCAAGTCCACGCTGATGAAGATCATCTACGGCGCGCTGGCGCCGGACGCGGGCAGCATGCACTGGAACGGCCAGGCCGTGCGGCTGCGCCACCCGCAGCAGGCTCGGGCGCTGGGCATTGCGATGGTGTTCCAGCATTTCAGCCTGTTCGATAGCCTGACGGTGGCCGAGAACGTCTGGCTCGGGCTGGACCAGCGCCTGTCGCTGGCCGAAGTGACCGGGCGCATCCGCGCCAAGGCGTCCGAGTACGGCCTGGACACCGACCCGCTGCGCCCGGTGCACACGCTCAGCGTCGGCCAGATGCAGCGGGTGGAAATCATCCGCGCACTGCTGGCCGACCCGGCGCTGCTGATTCTGGACGAGCCGACCTCGGTGCTCACGCCGCAGGCGGCAGACAGGCTGTTCGTCGTGCTGCGCCAGTTGGCCGCCCGGGGTTGCAGCATCTTGTACATCAGCCACAAGCTGCACGAGATCCGGGCGCTGTGCACGGCCTGCACCGTGCTGCGCGGCGGCCGGGTGACGGGGCAGTGCAACCCGGCGCACGAATCGGTGGCCTCGCTCTCGCGGCTGATGATAGGCGCCGAGCCTGCCGCGCTGCCAGCGCGCGCGCGGCCCGCCGGCGCCACGGTGCTGCGCGTGCAGGGCTTGTCGCTGCCCCGCGCCGAGCCGTTCGGCGTGGATCTGATCGACTTGCAATTGGACTTGCAGGCCGGCCAGGTGCTGGGCATTGCCGGGGTTTCGGGCAACGGGCAAAAAGAGTTGCTGTATGCGCTGTCGGGCGAGGACACGCGCGCCGACGCGGCCAGCATCCAACTGTGCGGCCACGACGCCGGCCGCCTGGGCCCGCGCGAGCGCCGCGCGCTGGGCCTGCACTTCGTGCCCGAAGAGCGGCTGGGCCGTGGCGCCGTGCCGAGCCTGGGGCTGGCGCACAACCTGCTGCTCACGCGCAGCGAGGCGCTCGCCGGCGGCGGCTGGATTCGGCTGGGCGCGCTGCGCCGGCAGGCCCAGGCCCTGATGGCGCGCTTTGACGTGCAGGCCGGCGGGCCGGACGCGGCGGCCAGGTCGCTGTCGGGCGGCAACCTGCAAAAGTTCATCGTCGGGCGCGAGATCGACGCCCGGCCCCGGCTGCTGATCGTCGCGCAGCCGACCTGGGGCGTGGACGTGGGGGCCGCCGCGCAGATCCGTGGCGCCATCCTGGCGCTGCGCGAGGCCGGCTGCGCGGTGCTGGTGGTCAGCGAAGACCTGGACGAATTGCTCGACCTCTGCGACCGGCTGCAAGTGCTGGCCAAGGGGCAGTTGTCGCCCCCGGTGCCGCGCGGGCAGGCCACGGTCGAGCGCATCGGCGCATGGATGAGCGGGCTGTGGCAGGCCGATATGCAAACCCCTCCGGCGCCGGCGCCGGCACGGCAGGTGCCGCATGTTTAGGCTGGAGCCGCGCCCCGAAGCCTCCCGGCTCTGGAGCTATGGCTCGCCGCTGCTGGCGCTGGCGCTGACGGTGCTGATCGGCACGGCCTTGTTCATCGCGCTGGGCAAGGACCCGGTGCGCGGGCTGCAATTGTTCTTCTGGGAGCCGCTCAAGTCGCGCTATGCGCTCGGCGAGTTGATGGTCAAGGCCACGCCGCTGCTGCTGATCGCGCTCGGGCTGGCCCTGTGCTTTCGCGCCAACGTCTGGAACATCGGCGCCGAGGGGCAGTACGTGATCGGCGCCGTCGCCGCCGGCGGCGTGGCGCTGCTGGCCAACCAGCGCACGGGCGCCTGGATCTGGCCGGCCATCTTGCTCGCCGGCGTGCTGGGCGGCATGGCCTGGGCGGCGCTGGTGGCCCTGTTGCGCGACCGGTTCCATGCGAACGAAATCCTGGTCAGCCTGATGCTGGTCTACGTGGCCGCGCTGGTGCTGGGCTATCTGGTCTATGGCCCCTGGAAAGACCCGCTGGGCTACAACTTTCCGCAGACCCGGATGTTTGACAAAGGCACGCAGATACCGCGGCTGATGCCAGGCTCGCGCATGACGATCGGCCTGCTGCTGGCGCTGGCCGGGGCGGCGGCGCTGTGGGTGTATTTGTTTCGCACCCGTGCCGGCTTTGCGCTGCAAGTGGGCGGGCTGGCGCCGGCAGCGGCCCGCTACGCCGGCTTTTGCCCGCGCCGGGCGCTGTGGACGGCGCTGCTGATCTCCGGCGGCGCGGCCGGCCTGGCGGGCGCGCTGGAGGTGGCCGGCCCGATTGGCCAGCTCACGCCGCATGTGCCGGCGGGCTACGGCTTTGCCGCGATCATCGTGGCCTTCGTCGGGCGCCTGCACCCGGCGGGCATGATGGTCTCGGCGCTGCTGATGAGCATGTTCTACATCGGCGGCGAGCTGGCGCAATCGCGCCTGGGGCTGCCCAAATCGCTCACCGGCGTGTTCCAGGGGCTGCTGCTGTTCACGCTGCTGGCCTGCGACACGCTGATCGCATACCGCGTGCGCCGGGGCGCAGGCGCCAAAGGCGGTGCCTGAAATGGCGCGCCCGCCCCGCGCCTGCGGCCCGGCGACGCCGGCTGCGCTGCCTGCCTGGCCCGGGCTGCGCCGGTTGCCCATTGCATGCGTTTCATGCGTTCCGGAGCACTGAAGATGCAATCCTACGCCCTGCTGATTGGCGCCACGCTGAGCGCCGGCACCGTGCTGGCGCTGGCCGCCCTGGGGCTGTTGATCAACGAAAAGGCCGGCATCGTCAACCTGGGGGCCGAGGGCATGATGCTGTGCGCCGCGCTGGCCGGCTTTGCCACCGTGGTGCACACGGCCAACCCCTGGCTGGGCTTTGCCGCCGGCATGGCCGCAGGCGCCTTGCTGGCCGCCCTGTTTGGCCTGCTGGTGATCTGGCTCAACACCAACCAATACGCCACGGGGCTGGCGCTGAGCCTGTTCGGCGCCGGCTTTTCGGCGTTTGCCGGCATCGCCTACGTGCAGGCCAGGCTGCCCGAGTTGCCCCGCTACGGCATCGCCTGGCTCGCCGACATCGCACTGCTCGGGCCGGCGCTGTCTGGCCAGCACCCGCTGGTGTACCTGAGCATGTTGCTGGCGGCGGGGCTGGTCTGGTTCTTGTACCGCACGCGCGCCGGGCTGGTGCTGCGCGCGGTCGGGCAAGCGCCCGAGTCCGCCCATGCCCTGGGCTACCCGGTGCGCCGCATCCGGCTGGCCGCCGTGCTGGCAGGCGGCGCGCTGTGCGGGCTGGCCGGGGCCTATGCGGCCATCGTCTACACCCCGCTATGGGTCGAAGGCATGGTCGCCGGCCGGGGCTGGATCGCGCTGGCACTGACCACCTTCGCCACCTGGCGCCCGGCCAGGGTGCTGCTCGGCGCCTACCTGTTCGGGGGCGTGACCATGCTGCAATTTCATCTGCAAGCCAGCGGCGTGCAACTGCCGAGCCAGTGGCTGAGCATGTTGCCGTACCTGGCCACCATCGTGGTGCTGGCGCTGATCTCGCGCAACCCGGCCTGGATCCGCGCCAACATGCCGGCGGCCCTCGGCAAGCCGTTCCATCCCGGCTGATAATCCCCCCCCCCCCCGCTTTTGCCGGTGTTTCAACCCCTGATGTTCTGAAGAAGGATCCGATATGACTGATCTGCGCAAACGCTGCGAACTGGCGGCGCTCTTTGCCGCCGCTGCGGCCGCCCTGACGGGCTGTGGCAAGAAGGAAGAACCGGCCCCGGCACCGGCCCCTGTGGCACAGGCGCCGGCGCCCAAGCCCGAGCCATTGAAGATCGCCTTTGCCTATGTCGGCCCGGTGGGGGACGGGGGCTGGTCGTTTGCGCACGACAACGGCCGCAAGGCCATCGAAAAGGAGTTCGGCGACAAGGTGGCCACCAGTTTCGTCGACAGCGTGCCCGAGTCGGCCGACGCCGACCGCGTGCTGCGCGATCTGGTCGGCCAGGGCAACCAGCTGATATTCGGCACCACCTTCGGCTACATGGAGCCGATGCTCAAGGTGGCGCAAGACAACCCGGGCGTCCGGTTCGAGCATGCCACGGGCTACAAGACCGCCGAGAACATGCGCACCTATGACAGCCGCACTTACGAAGGCGCGTACATGGCGGGCATCATCGCCGGCGCGATGACCCGCACGAACCAGCTCGGCGTGGTCGGCTCGGTGCCCATTCCCGAAGTGCTGCGCAACATCAACAGCTTCACGCTCGGGGCGCAATCGGTCAACCCCAAGATCAAGACCCGTGTCGTGTGGGTCAACGAATGGTTCAGCCCCCCGAAGGAAACCGAGGCCGCCACCACGCTGATCAACGGCGGTGCCGATGTGCTGTTCCAGAACACCGACTCGGCCGCCGTGCTCAAGACCGCGCAGGACAAGGGCAAGCGCGCCTTTGGCTGGGACTCCGACATGACCGCCTACGGCCCCAAGGCCCACCTGGCATCGGCCGTGATCAACTGGGGCCCCTACTATGTCAAGGCCACCCGGGATGCGCTCGAAGGCACCTGGGCCACGGGCCAAAGCTGGTGGGGCGTCAAGGAAGGCGCGATCGACATCGTCTCGATCGCCGATGACGTGCCCGCCGAAACCCGGGCCAAGGTCGACGCCGTGAAAAAGGGCCTGGCCGACGGCAGCTACCAGATCTGGAAAGGCCCGATCCTGGGCCAGGACGGCAAGCCCGTGCTGGCAACGGACGCCGTGGCCGACGACAAATTCCTGGGCGGCATCAACTTTTACGTCAAGGGCGTGGAAGGCAAGATCCCGGGCGGCGACAAGCCGTAGTGTCGCGTCACCGGTCATCTGTCGGTCTGCGCTGGCCATCGAAGCGCATCGCGGCGTTGCATCGCTTGCCAATACAGCTCGGTATGGGCAAGCGATGCGCCTTGCGCTGCGCTCCGATGGCTGCGCGCAGCCTACGACATCTGATCGGTGACGCGACACTAGCCGTTCGTAGCCCCCCCGCAGAACCCGGCGGGGGCCGGCGGCATCGGTCCAGGGCAAGGCCACGGCAGCGGTGCGCTGGCAGGCGGCCCTTTCCCACCGGCGCCAAAACCGGCGCCCGATCGTCCGGACGAAACACGCAAACCAAGGTCTCATCGTTCGTTGTCTCCAACGCGACAGGCTCGGCAGCGGTGCGACGGCAATCCTCCGCCCGGGGTCACCGGGCCGCCGTATGGTACGGTTTGACCTTTGCCGAAAGCGCCCGGCCGGGTGCCAAGCCCGGTCTGGTTCCATTCCTGAAGCATCCGTGCACTGTGTCGGCGTCGCTTGCCGTACATCTGTACTGTCTGCGCTGCGCCTTCGCGTTCACGAACGATTCAGGAATGGAATGAACCCCGAACCATCTGCCCCCCATGCAACGCGAACCCCAACCCTGTCCCGACCTCGGCTTGCAGCCCATCAGCCAGGATGTGCTGTGCGAGAAATACCTCAAGCCCGGTGAAACCACGGCGCAAATGCTCTACCAGCGCGTGGCGCGGGCCTTGGCGTCGGTGGAAGCCCCGGAACTGCGCAGCCGATACGAGGCCCTGTTCCTGGCCAACCTGCAAGCCGGAGCGATTGGCGCGGGCCGCATCATGAGCGCCGCCGGCACCGACATCCAGGCCACGTTGATCAACTGCTTCGTGCAGCCGGTGGGCGACTGCATACAGGGCCAGGACGAGGACGGCTTTCCCGGCATCTACGAGGCGCTGCGCGAGGCGGCCGAGACCATGCGGCGCGGCGGCGGCGTGGGCTACGACTTCTCGCGCATCCGGCCCAAGGGCGCGCGGGTCATGGCCACGGCGTCGATGGCCTCGGGGCCTTGCAGCTACATGAACGTGTTCGACCAGTCCTGCGCCACCGTGGAGAGCGCCGGCGCGCGCCGGGGCGCGCAAATGGGCGTGCTGCGCATAGACCACCCCGATGTGCACGAATTCATCAGCGCCAAGCGCCAGCCGGGCCGGTGGAACAACTTCAATGTGTCGGTGAGCGTGCCCGATGCGTTCATTCAGGCGCTGCAAGACGACGCTGCCTGGGATCTGGTGCACAAGGCCCGCCCCGGCGCCGCCTTGCTGGCCCAGGGCGCGCACCAGCGCGCCGACGGCCAGTGGGTCTATGCCAGCGTGCCGGCGCGCGCGCTGTGGGAGCGCATCATGCGTTCGGCCTACGACTATGCCGAGCCGGGCATCCTGTTCCTGGGCCGCATCAACGAGGACAACAACCTACATTACTGCGAGACCATCACGGCCACCAACCCCTGCGGCGAGCAGCCCCTGCCCGCCTATGGCTGCTGCGACCTGGGCCCCGTCATCCTGCCCCGCTTCGTGCGCCACCCTTTTGGCTTTGGCGGTGCCGCGGCTTTCGACTTCGAGGCTTTCGCGCAGGCCGTGGCGTTGCAGGTGCGGGCGCTGGACAATGTGCTCGACCTGACCTATTGGCCGCTGCCGCAGCAGCGCGAGGAGGCCATGGCCAAGCGCCGCATCGGGGTGGGCTTTACCGGCCTGGGCAACACGCTGGCCATGCTGTGCCTGCGCTACGACCGGCCCGAGGGCCGCGCCATGGCGGTGCGCATTGCCCGGTGCATGCGCGATGCCGCTTATCGCGCGTCGGTCGACCTGGCACGCGAGAAAGGGGCCTTCCCCCACTTTTCTGCCGGGCCGTACCTGGCCGAGGGCCGTTTTGCCAGCCGCCTGCCCGAGGCGCTCAAGGCCGCGATCCGCCAGCATGGCATCCGCAACAGCCATCTGCTGTCGATCGCCCCCACCGGCACCGTCAGCCTGGCTTTTGCCGACAACGCCTCCAACGGCATCGAGCCTTCGTTCGCGTGGACCTACAAGCGCAAAAAACGCGCGGCCGACGGCGGCAGCACCGAGTACGCGGTGCAAGACCATGCCTGGCGCCTGTACCGCGAACTCGGCGGCGATGCGCAGGCCCTGCCGGACTATTTCGTCTCGGCCCTGGACATGCCCGTCCAGGCGCATATTGCGATGATGGAGGCGGTGCAGCCCTGGGTCGATACGGCCATCTCCAAGACGGTCAACATTCCTGTCGACTACCCCTACGAAGACTTCAAAGACCTGTACCTGCAAGCCTGGCGCGCGCGGCTCAAGGGCCTGGCGACCTACCGGCCCAATGCCATCCTGGGCGCGGTGCTGGAGACCGATGCGGCCCCGGCTACGGTCCCGGCTGCGTCACCTGCTGCACCAGCGGCAGCGCCTGCGGTGCCCCCGGTCGATCCGATGCGCGCCGTGATCGAAAGCCGGCCGCAGGGCGGTCTGCCGGCAGTGGCCGAGAAACTGGAGTATTGGACGCAGGAAGGCCACAAGACGCTGTACCTGATCGTCTCGTTCCTGCCCGTTGCCACGGGCCAGGGCAGCGTCGACCGGGCCATCGAGTTTTTCATGCCGGTGGGCCAAAGCGGCGAATCCCAGCAGTGGATCACGTCGAGCATGCGCATGCTGTCGCTGGCAGCGCGCGGCGGCTTTCTGGAGCGCGCGCTCGGCGACATGCGCAAGGTGGCCTGGGACCGGGGCCCGGTGCGCCTGGGCAGCCACCGCAAGGACGACGGCACGCTGGTGCCGATGTGGCACGACTCCGAAGTGGCGGCCATGGCCTATGCGATCCAGAACATCCTGGCGCGCCGCGTGCGCGACCCGGTGCAGCAACGGCTGCCGCTGGACGAACCGGCGCCCCCCCTGCCCGTGCCGCAGGCCATGATCGGCAAGAAATGCAACGAATGCGGCGCCCATGCCGTGATCCGCAAGGACGGCTGCGACTACTGCACCCAATGCGGCCAACTCGGCGCCTGCGGGTGAGCGCGGGCCGCGCGCGGCCTCACAGCGGATGCTCGGTGTAGAACTTGCCCCCGTGGTACAGCAGCGGCGGTACGCCTTGGCGGTGCGCGCAGCGCTCGACCTCGCCGACAAAGATGATGTGGTCGCCCTCTTGGTGCCGGCTGCGGTTGAAGCACTCGAACGTGGCCGCCGCACCGGCCAGCAGCGGGGCGCCGTGGATGCCGGGGCGGTGTTCCAGACCGGCCCAGCGGTCGATGCCGCGGGTGGCAAAGCGCTGGGCCAGGGCCTTCTGGTCTGCCGCCAGCACATGGATGGCGTAGTGCGAGCCGTTGGCAAAGACCGGCATGGTGCTGGCGCCATGCGCCAGGCTCCACAGCACCAGCGGCGGCTCCAGCGACACCGAATTGAAGGAACTGGCCGTCAACCCAACCAACTTGCCCGCCGCATTGCGGGCAGTCACGATGGTCACGCCCGTGGCAAACATACCCAGGGCGTCTCGGAACTCGCGGGGGGAAAAACTCGGCGGCTGAGCCAGAGCAGGGTGGGAGCAGGAGCGGTTCACGAAAACGGCGGCGACGGTGGTGCGCTGGCGGGCAGCCAAGCAGGTAGGCGGGCAGGCAGGAATGCCGCCATTATCAGCGCCGGCCCGCCCAAGTGCCGTGGCGGGGCTGCCGCGCCACCGCCCCGGCGACGGGTGCGGGGCCTCGCCGTGCGCGATCGACGCGGCGGCGCAATCCGTCGGTCGGTCGGGCGGGCGGGCAGTGCCGCACGACGGCCGCGTTTTACGCCAGCGCAGGCCGCTGCGCGACCGGCTTCGTCAGGTCGTCGCCCCCGAGGCGTCGAAGGGGGCGCGGGGGGATTGCGCCCGACCGAGGAAGCCGAAGTTCAGCGCCGGCTGCTCGCCGCTGATGAGTTCGGCCAGCGCCTTGCCGGAGCCGGCGCCATGGGTCCAGCCCAGCGTGCCGTGGCCGGCATTCACCCACAGCTTGCGCAGGCGCGTCTGGCCGATGAACGGGATGTTGCTCGGCGTGGCCGGGCGCAGGCCGCACCAGTACTGCGGGTTGCCGCCCTGCCCGGGATTGCGGGTGTCGCACACGCCGGGCAGGATTTCTTCGATGCGGCGCGACAGCATGTGGCAGCGCGCCTTGGCCACGGCGCTGTCGAGCGTCAGGTCGAAGCCGCCCAGCTCGATGGTGCCGGCCACGCGCAGCCTGTCGCCCAGGCGGGTCAGCGCGATCTTGCGCCCGTCGTCGATGGTCGACACCCAAGGCGCAGCCTCAGGCCGCAGCAACGGGAACGTGGCGCTGTAGCCCTTGCCGGGGTAGATCGGCAAATCCACACCCACGCTGCGCAGCAGCGGCGCGCTGTACGAGCCACATGCGACGACGATGGCGTCGGCTTGCACGATGAACGCTTTGCCGGCGCCGGCGCCGGAGGGTTGCGGCATGACGGTGACGGAATCGATCGCATCCCCGGTCTTGTGCAACTGCCGCACCTCATGGCCGTACAGGAACTGCGCGCCGCGCGCGGCGCAACGCCGGGCCAGCGCTTGCGTGAAGACATGGGCGTCGCCGCTTTCATCGCTGCTGGTGTAAGTGCCGCCGGCGATGTGCGCGCCATAGGCTTTGAACGCAGGCTCGATCTGCAGCAGTTCATCGCGGCTGACCAGGCGGCGCTGCACGCCATGCCTGCGCATCAGTTGCACCGCCTGGCCGGCGGCATCGAGCGACTTCTGGTCGGTGTAGAAATGGGCGATGCCGCGTTCGAGCCGGTGGTACTCGATGCCCGTGGCCTGCACCACTTCTTTGAGCGCGGCATGGCTGTAGGCGCC from the Verminephrobacter eiseniae EF01-2 genome contains:
- a CDS encoding D-amino acid dehydrogenase, which encodes MKTIVLGAGIIGISTAWQLLERGHEVTVVERQPDAALETSFANAGQISVSYCEPWANRSAPLKALKWMFDKEAPLLLRPQLDWQQWRWGLQFLAQCNDAAFERNVAQIVALGAYSHAALKEVVQATGIEYHRLERGIAHFYTDQKSLDAAGQAVQLMRRHGVQRRLVSRDELLQIEPAFKAYGAHIAGGTYTSSDESGDAHVFTQALARRCAARGAQFLYGHEVRQLHKTGDAIDSVTVMPQPSGAGAGKAFIVQADAIVVACGSYSAPLLRSVGVDLPIYPGKGYSATFPLLRPEAAPWVSTIDDGRKIALTRLGDRLRVAGTIELGGFDLTLDSAVAKARCHMLSRRIEEILPGVCDTRNPGQGGNPQYWCGLRPATPSNIPFIGQTRLRKLWVNAGHGTLGWTHGAGSGKALAELISGEQPALNFGFLGRAQSPRAPFDASGATT